One stretch of Arachis duranensis cultivar V14167 chromosome 1, aradu.V14167.gnm2.J7QH, whole genome shotgun sequence DNA includes these proteins:
- the LOC107462909 gene encoding aldehyde dehydrogenase 22A1 isoform X2, with amino-acid sequence MWAKTSFKQRRTFLRILLKYIIKHQTLICEISSRDTGKTMVDASLGEIMTTCEKINWLLSEGEQWLKPEYRSSGRSMLHKRAKVEFHPLGVIGAIVSWNYPFHNIFNPMLTAVFSGNGIVIKISEHASWSGCFYFRIIQSALAAIGAPEDLVEVITGFAETGEALVSSVDKVIFVGSPGAGKMIMRNAAETLIPVTLELGGKDVFIVCDDVDVDHVAQIAVRAVLQSSGQNCAGAERFYVHREIYSSFVSKVTKIIKSVRAGPPLAGKYDMGALCMHEHSEKLEGLINDALDKGAEIVARGSFGHIGEDAVDQYFPPTVIVNVNHSMRLMQEEAFGPIMPIMKFSSDEEVVKLANDSKYGLGCAVFSGSQDRARDIASQIHCGVAAVNDFAATYMCQSLPFGGVKHSGFGRFGGVEGLRACCLVKAVVEDRWWPFVKTKIPKPIQYPVAENAFEFQESLVEALYGLNIWERLQALVNVLKMLTEQNPAAESIKKKNN; translated from the exons ATGTGGGCAAAGACCAGCTTCAAGCAAAGACGCACGTTTTTGCGTATACTGTTGAAATATATAATCAAACATCAAACGCTCATATGCGA AATATCTTCGCGTGATACTGGAAAGACCATGGTAGATGCCTCTTTAGGAGAAATTATGACAACTTGTGAAAAGATCAATTGGCTACTGTCAGAAGGCGAACAGTGGCTAAAGCCTGAATACCG GTCTTCTGGAAGATCAATGCTTCACAAGAGAGCAAAAGTAGAATTCCACCCCCTTGGTGTTATTGGTGCCATCGTTTCATGGAATTATCCTTTCCACAATATTTTTAATCCAATGCTGACAGCTGTTTTTTCTGGAAATGGCATTGTGATTAAG ATATCAGAACATGCAAGTTGGTCTGGATGCTTTTACTTCCGGATAATCCAATCTGCCCTTGCTGCAATAGGAGCGCCTGAGGACCTTGTTGAGGTCATAACAGG ATTTGCTGAAACTGGAGAAGCGTTGGTATCTTCTGTTGATAAAGTCATATTTGTTGGATCACCTGGTGCGGGGAAGATG aTAATGAGAAATGCTGCTGAGACACTTATTCCAGTTACTCTAGAGCTTGGTGGCAAAGATGTATTTATTGTTTGTGATGATGTAGATGTGGACCAT GTTGCGCAAATTGCTGTCAGGGCTGTTCTTCAGTCAAGTGGACAGAactgtgctggggctgagagaTTTTATGTCCACAGGGAGATTTATTCTTCTTTTGTCAGTAAAGTtaccaaaatcataaaatcagtTAGAGCT GGCCCACCACTTGCTGGAAAGTATGATATGGGAGCTTTATGCATGCATGAGCATTCTGAAAAGCTTGAGGGCCTTATCAATGATGCTTTAGACAAAGGAGCCGAGATCGTTGCTCGTGGAAGTTTTGGACATATAGGTGAAGATGCTGTTGATCAATATTTTCCCCCTACTGTGATTGTGAATGTGAACCACTCAATGAGACTGATGCAAGAAGAG GCATTTGGACCAATCATGCCAATAATGAAATTTAGCTCTGACGAGGAGGTTGTCAAGCTCGCAAATGACTCAAAATATGGGCTTGGCTGCGCTGTTTTCTCAGGTTCTCAGGACCGTGCTAGAGATATAGCTTCACAAATACATTGTGGGGTTGCTGCCGTTAATGACTTTGCAGCAACGTACATGTGTCAG TCCCTGCCATTCGGCGGCGTAAAACATAGTGGATTTGGACGATTCGGTGGTGTAGAAGGTTTGCGAGCCTGCTGTCTTGTCAAGGCAGTTGTCGAAGATAGATGGTGGCCATTTGTCAAAACCAAGATACCTAAACCTATTCAG TATCCTGTCGCAGAGAATGCATTCGAATTTCAGGAATCACTGGTGGAAGCACTTTATGGACTCAACATATGGGAACGTTTGCAAGCATTAGTAAATGTTTTGAAGATGCTTACTGAGCAGAACCCTGCCGCTGAAAGcattaagaagaaaaataactaG
- the LOC107462909 gene encoding aldehyde dehydrogenase 22A1 isoform X1, translating to MAFWWPLLVLAFAYGLCRFLFMLIPPKVPSIDVEASDVLDDGNQAQENSFIYVPPRGTSQQSGKIVQCYEPATMKYLGYVPALTRDEVKDRVAKVRKAQKMWAKTSFKQRRTFLRILLKYIIKHQTLICEISSRDTGKTMVDASLGEIMTTCEKINWLLSEGEQWLKPEYRSSGRSMLHKRAKVEFHPLGVIGAIVSWNYPFHNIFNPMLTAVFSGNGIVIKISEHASWSGCFYFRIIQSALAAIGAPEDLVEVITGFAETGEALVSSVDKVIFVGSPGAGKMIMRNAAETLIPVTLELGGKDVFIVCDDVDVDHVAQIAVRAVLQSSGQNCAGAERFYVHREIYSSFVSKVTKIIKSVRAGPPLAGKYDMGALCMHEHSEKLEGLINDALDKGAEIVARGSFGHIGEDAVDQYFPPTVIVNVNHSMRLMQEEAFGPIMPIMKFSSDEEVVKLANDSKYGLGCAVFSGSQDRARDIASQIHCGVAAVNDFAATYMCQSLPFGGVKHSGFGRFGGVEGLRACCLVKAVVEDRWWPFVKTKIPKPIQYPVAENAFEFQESLVEALYGLNIWERLQALVNVLKMLTEQNPAAESIKKKNN from the exons ATGGCGTTTTGGTGGCCATTGCTTGTCTTAGCATTCGCGTACGGACTCTGCAGGTTCCTTTTCATGCTTATTCCTCCCAAGGTTCCTTCCATCGATGTTGAAGCTTCCGACG TGTTGGATGATGGAAACCAAGCGCAGGAGAATAGCTTCATATAT GTTCCTCCGAGAGGAACGTCACAGCAATCTGGAAAGATAGTTCAGTGCTATGAGCCTGCGACTATGAAATATTTAGGATATGTTCCTGCATTGACGCGTGATGAG GTCAAGGATCGTGTGGCAAAAGTAAGAAAGGCTCAAAAAATGTGGGCAAAGACCAGCTTCAAGCAAAGACGCACGTTTTTGCGTATACTGTTGAAATATATAATCAAACATCAAACGCTCATATGCGA AATATCTTCGCGTGATACTGGAAAGACCATGGTAGATGCCTCTTTAGGAGAAATTATGACAACTTGTGAAAAGATCAATTGGCTACTGTCAGAAGGCGAACAGTGGCTAAAGCCTGAATACCG GTCTTCTGGAAGATCAATGCTTCACAAGAGAGCAAAAGTAGAATTCCACCCCCTTGGTGTTATTGGTGCCATCGTTTCATGGAATTATCCTTTCCACAATATTTTTAATCCAATGCTGACAGCTGTTTTTTCTGGAAATGGCATTGTGATTAAG ATATCAGAACATGCAAGTTGGTCTGGATGCTTTTACTTCCGGATAATCCAATCTGCCCTTGCTGCAATAGGAGCGCCTGAGGACCTTGTTGAGGTCATAACAGG ATTTGCTGAAACTGGAGAAGCGTTGGTATCTTCTGTTGATAAAGTCATATTTGTTGGATCACCTGGTGCGGGGAAGATG aTAATGAGAAATGCTGCTGAGACACTTATTCCAGTTACTCTAGAGCTTGGTGGCAAAGATGTATTTATTGTTTGTGATGATGTAGATGTGGACCAT GTTGCGCAAATTGCTGTCAGGGCTGTTCTTCAGTCAAGTGGACAGAactgtgctggggctgagagaTTTTATGTCCACAGGGAGATTTATTCTTCTTTTGTCAGTAAAGTtaccaaaatcataaaatcagtTAGAGCT GGCCCACCACTTGCTGGAAAGTATGATATGGGAGCTTTATGCATGCATGAGCATTCTGAAAAGCTTGAGGGCCTTATCAATGATGCTTTAGACAAAGGAGCCGAGATCGTTGCTCGTGGAAGTTTTGGACATATAGGTGAAGATGCTGTTGATCAATATTTTCCCCCTACTGTGATTGTGAATGTGAACCACTCAATGAGACTGATGCAAGAAGAG GCATTTGGACCAATCATGCCAATAATGAAATTTAGCTCTGACGAGGAGGTTGTCAAGCTCGCAAATGACTCAAAATATGGGCTTGGCTGCGCTGTTTTCTCAGGTTCTCAGGACCGTGCTAGAGATATAGCTTCACAAATACATTGTGGGGTTGCTGCCGTTAATGACTTTGCAGCAACGTACATGTGTCAG TCCCTGCCATTCGGCGGCGTAAAACATAGTGGATTTGGACGATTCGGTGGTGTAGAAGGTTTGCGAGCCTGCTGTCTTGTCAAGGCAGTTGTCGAAGATAGATGGTGGCCATTTGTCAAAACCAAGATACCTAAACCTATTCAG TATCCTGTCGCAGAGAATGCATTCGAATTTCAGGAATCACTGGTGGAAGCACTTTATGGACTCAACATATGGGAACGTTTGCAAGCATTAGTAAATGTTTTGAAGATGCTTACTGAGCAGAACCCTGCCGCTGAAAGcattaagaagaaaaataactaG
- the LOC107463614 gene encoding UPF0481 protein At3g47200-like — protein sequence MDMHKRRKNFMETSINKSKELLKSVDHGHVSDIRMSEVNKDLVASIKEKLEAITSLKSIFRVPRKLLQANQKVYVPTKVSIGPLHHGKENLKDMQDHKWHYLYTLLSREPNMEASLHECLKALRESEKTARNFYAEELNLTSDEFVEIMLLDGCFIIELLLKYAMKSVRRLADPIFATPRLLYDIRCDLILLENQIPLIILQRLFEIVPIPVKCNRTLPELAIFFFRNMLPGDRECVTMRFGQEGNHLLDLFQQCYLPTYARAQSKKLPTVEDLKYICATKLRKYGIKLMRFTAKSLLDIDFHNGVLEIAPLITHQFTEILFSNLIALEQHQKDVQPFTSYAFLMKNIISDENDAKLVRHLRIVASEKGTEKNVCDLFKGLCEGVEYAAEKFYFAGLHEQITEYNTNRRSWWKKVKSNCLKTCTCT from the coding sequence ATGGATATGCATAAGAGGAGGAAGAACTTCATGGAAACCAGCATTAACAAATCAAAGGAGCTTTTGAAAAGCGTGGACCATGGCCATGTTTCAGATATCAGAATGTCAGAAGTTAACAAAGATCTTGTGGCATCAATTAAGGAAAAACTCGAAGCGATTACATCTTTGAAATCCATCTTCAGGGTCCCTAGGAAGCTTCTACAAGCAAACCAGAAGGTGTACGTCCCTACTAAAGTGTCAATTGGACCTCTTCACCATGGTAAGGAAAATCTCAAAGATATGCAAGATCATAAGTGGCATTACCTCTACACCTTGCTCAGCCGCGAGCCGAACATGGAAGCAAGTTTGCATGAATGTTTGAAGGCATTGAGAGAGTCAGAGAAGACAGCACGGAATTTCTATGCAGAAGAACTCAACCTCACAAGTGATGAATTTGTGGAGATTATGTTACTTGATGGTTGTTTCATCATTGAGCTTTTGTTGAAATATGCTATGAAGAGTGTGAGACGCCTTGCTGACCCCATATTCGCCACGCCAAGGTTGCTATATGATATCCGGTGTGACTTGATCTTATTAGAAAACCAAATACCATTGATCATTCTTCAAAGGTTGTTTGAGATTGTACCCATTCCAGTGAAATGCAATCGTACCCTCCCGGAACTTGCAATCTTTTTCTTTAGAAACATGCTGCCAGGAGACAGGGAATGTGTTACTATGAGGTTTGGACAAGAAGGTAATCATTTGCTTGACTTATTCCAACAGTGTTACCTACCAACCTATGCAAGGGCGCAGTCGAAAAAACTCCCGACTGTAGAGGATCTCAAGTATATCTGTGCCACCAAGCTTCGGAAGTATGGCATTAAGTTGATGAGGTTCACAGCCAAGAGCTTGTTGGATATAGATTTTCACAATGGTGTTCTTGAAATTGCTCCACTCATTACTCATCAATTCACGGAAATACTGTTCTCAAATCTGATAGCATTGGAGCAGCATCAGAAAGATGTTCAGCCATTCACTTCTTATGCGTTCCTAATGAAAAACATCATCAGCGATGAAAATGATGCGAAGCTTGTTCGCCATCTAAGGATTGTCGCGAGTGAGAAGGGCACGGAGAAAAATGTTTGTGATCTATTTAAGGGGCTTTGCGAGGGAGTGGAATATGCGGCGGAAAAGTTCTATTTTGCGGGGCTTCATGAACAAATAACAGAGTATAACACAAATCGAAGATCATGGTGGAAGAAAGTGAAAAGCAATTGTCTCAAAACTTGCACTTGTACATGA
- the LOC107462922 gene encoding ubiquitin-conjugating enzyme E2 32, whose product MADKYNLKNPAVKRILQEVKEMQSNPSDDFMSLPLEENIFEWQFAIRGPRDTEFEGGIYHGRIQLPAEYPFKPPSFMLLTPNGRFETQTKICLSISNHHPEHWQPSWSVRTALVALIAFMPTNPNGALGSLDYKKEERRTLAIKSRDAAPRFGTPERQKLIDEIHEYMLSKAPPVPELSPSQTSEEQEQPRIEEAKAEVDVQNPESLPAGEEIVDQAADEIVEEQELPIDANPNPAGTEASTEIPSAISSTQSLQKSNTMIQNLKPETRVQKPDDRLFTLAAIGLTIAIVVLLLKKFIKSTEYGAVFMNGGS is encoded by the exons ATGGCGGACAAGTACAACCTCAAGAACCCTGCTGTCAAGCGCATTCTCCAGGAGGTCAAGGAGATGCAATCCAACCCTTCTGATGATTTCATGAGCCTCCCGCTTGAG gaaaatatatttgaatGGCAATTTGCCATTAGGGGGCCTCGTGATACTGAATTTGAGGGTGGTATTTATCATGGGCGGATTCAGTTGCCAGCAGAATATCCATTCAAACCTCCTTCATTTATGCTTTTGACA CCTAATGGTCGTTTTGAGACCCAAACCAAGATTTGCTTGAGCATCTCTAATCATCACCCTGAGCATTGGCAACCATCATGGAGCG TAAGGACTGCTCTAGTTGCACTGATTGCATTCATGCCAACCAACCCAAATGGTGCATTGGGCTCATTAGACtacaagaaagaagagaggcGTACATTGGCAATTAAATCCCGTGATGCAGCTCCAAGGTTTGGGACTCCTGAGCGGCAAAAACTGATTGATGAG ATACATGAGTATATGCTAAGCAAGGCGCCCCCAGTTCCTGAACTTAGCCCCTCACAGACTTCTGAAGAACAAGAACAACCCAGAATTGAAGAGGCCAAGGCCGAGGTTGATGTGCAAAATCCTGAGTCTTTACCTGCTGGAGAGGAGATTGTAGATCAAGCAGCTGACGAAATTGTTGAAGAACAAGAACTTCCTATCGATGCTAATCCTAATCCTGCAGGAACTGAAGCTTCAACAGAGATTCCATCGGCTATCTCTAGCACTCAGTCTCTCCAAAAGTCAAATACAATGATACAAAATCTGAAACCAGAGACGAGGGTCCAAAAGCCTGATGATCGCTTGTTCACACTGGCAGCTATTGGACTTACTATAGCAATTGTTGTCCTTTTGCTGAAGAAGTTCATCAAATCCACAGAATATGGTGCGGTTTTCATGAATGGTGGGTCGTAG
- the LOC107462927 gene encoding probable bifunctional TENA-E protein: protein MEEKLKAEEKKIGMTEAWLRKHRLLYTGATRHPFILSIRDGTVDIAAFKTWLAQDYLFVRAFVPFAASVLIKAYKESDDNTDMEVILGGVAALKDEISWFKNEANKWGISLSNVVPQKPNKNYCGLLDSLTRPEVEYSVAITAFWAIEAVYQESFAHCLGEGSQTPQELKETCERWGNEGFGQYCQSLQNIANLHLQKASDDELKNAEVALLSVLEHEVEFWNMSCASV, encoded by the exons ATGGAAGAAAAGTTAAAAGCCGAAGAGAAGAAAATCGGCATGACCGAGGCTTGGTTGAGGAAGCACCGTCTTCTTTACACTGGAGCGACTAGACACCCTTTCATTCTTAGTATTCGTGATGGCACCGTCGACATTGCTGCCTTCAAAACATGGCTc GCACAGGACTACTTGTTCGTAAGAGCTTTTGTTCCTTTTGCTGCAAGTGTTCTGATAAAAGCTTATAAGGAATCAGATGACAACACTGACATGGAAGTGATATTGGGGGGTGTGGCTGCTCTCAAGGATGAGATATCATGGTTTAAGAACGAAGCCAACAAGTGGGGCATTTCACTTTCTAATGTTGTCCCTCAAAAGCCAAACAAAAACTACTGTGG GTTGCTGGATAGTTTGACGAGGCCAGAGGTGGAATATTCTGTGGCTATTACAGCATTTTGGGCCATTGAAGCAGTGTATCAAGAGAGCTTTGCTCACTGTCTTGGAGAAGGATCCCAAACCCCACAAGAATTGAAGGAGACTTGTGAAAGATGGGGAAATGAGGGTTTTGGTCAGTATTGCCAATCTCTTCAGAACATTGCCAATCTACACCTGCAGAAAGCTTCTGACGATGAGCTGAAGAATGCTGAAGTTGCTCTACTAAGTGTTCTTGAGCATGAGGTTGAGTTTTGGAACATGAGCTGTGCAAGTGTCTGA